ATCctttcgttttcctttttctctttttgggcGGAAGGGTGGGGAGGGGGGTTAATTCCTATACCCATTGTCGGAAATTGTTTGCACTAAACTTCGGAGCTGAAATCTTGGAAAAGCATCCATTAGTAACGATTCAAAGATATCCACATTTTTGGATGGCGATCACGAGCACTTAAAAAACTGCAAGAGTAAAGTTTGTGGGTGTTCAATTTATTTAGTTTATCTTTCAATTGAATTGTGATGCAATCACAGTTGAGTCTCGAAATGGCATTGAGTTTCCTTTTTGAAACGATCTTTCGGGCGTTTAATCTTGAGGGAGCTGCCGTATAGATTTCTGCTTCGATTTAAGTTTGGTTTTTGTTCGAATTACTTAAGGTCGAGTTATACTGGTAAAAGATGTGGATAGAAGAAGTTGGTAGTCGGTTTTATTATGGTAACTTGTAGGCGAAATTAGATCTTATGTGGGAAACTAATTGCGCTTCGAGTTTGGATTGCATTTTGAAGTCCAAAGAGGTAAGAAAATCGGTTGTTAAGGTGAGAAAATTGGTTGTTATTACTGCTTATATGATGAGAAATAGCCAGTATAGTTTAGAATAATTTCAGGCAGTTTCTGAAAAATGCTGCTTCATTGTCTGGTTGTGACCTGCTCTATCAATTCCCTTCATGCTCCCTCTTTCACTGCAAACATCTTTGGCAAGGTTTCTGCTTCACGGGTTAGTGACAGTGGCAGATTTCAGAAATTTTATTTGAAGTTTAACAAGGTTGGTACTTGGTACATAGGCTTTGAACACAAATTGGATGGTAAAAAGAAATCATTGTGGTGATTCAGAATTTGAGATGCTACTTATCCATGTTAGTGTAAGTTTTCTTCTAGCAGAGTTTACTTTAGTTTTTAGCATTAATTGATGTTCTACAAGCTTTGGTAATTGCTGATGGGGGTCTTTGTACAACTTGCAACTCTACCATGCAACGACTGACAGTTGTTGGTAGAAGCAGGGCACCAGCTTATAGACACACCTAGATTTGTCAAATACTTTTCCGTACCCCCTGATACTGCAATTCTTGTCTATTTTGATTCTTCTATTCTTGCCTATATACATGAGTCATGATAATCCTGTTTATTTTTAAGGCAGAGAGAAATATTTGGTGATACCTTAGAAATATTTTTATAGCAATTCCAATTTCTGTAATAATATTACAAGATTATTTTGATATTGTCGCATGATCTTTTTGACAAGATTTATCAGAATTCAGAAACTTCCTTTTTAATATGTGCTTaggtatttgttttttcttcttgtagatttcaatttttttataatgttgACAAGATTTATCAGAAGCTTCTTTTTAGTATATTCTTAGGTATATGTTTGTTCTTCTTGTAcatttcaatgttttttataaTTGTTCCTTTATCTTTTTATCAGTGTATATTAGCACATTTCCGCAAATTTTCTGAGCTTGGCAATGAACCTGAGATGACTTCATTTTACAGGGCCAAGGATCTCGGATGAAGAAGAGAAGTTCAAGCATTTTTTCAGAGTGTCGAAGAAGACATTCGAATATATTTGTTCGCTTGTCAGAGAAGACCTGATCTCAAGGCCACCATCAGGCCTCATTAACATTGAAGGCAGGCTTTTAAGTGTTGAGAAACAGGTGGCTATAGCTCTAAGGAGGTTAGCTTCGGGAGAATCCCAGGTCTCTGTGGGAGATGCATTTGGCGTTGGACAATCAACAGTCTCTCAGGTAACGTGGCGGTTCATTGAGTCCATGGAGGGGCGTGCAAAACACCATTTACAGTGGCCTGATGCTGAAACAATTGAGAGGATCAAGGCAGGATTTGAAGCAGCTTTCGGGATGCCAAATTGTTGTGGTGCCATCGATGCAACTCACATCATCATGACCCTTCCTGCAGTTGAAACTTCAGAAGAATGGTGCGACCATGAGAGAAATTACAGTATGTTTCTCCAAGTGGTGGTGGATAACAAGATGAGGTTTCTAGATATTGTGACTGGCTGGCCTGGAAGCATGGCAACCTCTCAGCTTCTCAAATTTTCAGGATTTTACAAGCTCTGCCAGAGCGGCGAACGGCTGAATGGTTCAACCAAACTACTCCCTAATGGAGCACAAATAAGGGAGTACATTGTTGGGAGTGCAGCTTATCCTCTACTTCCGTGGCTTATAACCCCTTATGAGAGGGAGAGCCTATCCACTGCAATGGTGAATTTCAATTCAAAGCACAAGCCTGCAATGCTGCTTGCACAGGGAGGCTTGGCGCAGTTGAAGTGTGGTTGGAGAATTCTTCACAAGGCTATGTGGAGACCAGACAAGCACAAGCTGCCCAGCATAATCTTAGTATGTTGCCTATTGCATAATATCATTATGGACACCGGGGACACATTGCAGCCAGACATTGCCGTCTCCGATCACCATGATCCAGGATACAAACAGCAATATTGCCAGGAAGTCGATACATTAGGGCAATCCATGAGAAATGATCTGTCGCGGTACTTGTGATTAGTATACAAGGTTATAATACAGTGGTGGGGTAAGAGCAGACTCATCTTTCCCGTTCATCAACGTTTTGCTGCTGTGTTGTTCTGGATTGTGAACCATGAGGATTCATCGAATGAAAGTGGTACGATAGGCAAACTCAGTTCCTTTATCTGAAATGCCCGTTCCATATGATAGTTATATTACTCTTAAGCAGAGGCAGAATTGCACATGAAAGAATTTCTTGGTATCTTAAAATATTCGAAAGATGTATGCACATGCACAGACGGCCTTACGTTGCGTGGACACACACAAAACACCGCCGAAGAGTAACAAAATGAACTAAGTTTGGTTTCGGACACGATGATCTGGAGTATTCCAGCAAAAGTCCCAAACGGTGCCACATTGATTGTGACCCTCGTTCGCGGCTGCTCGGTGTAAAGCTCTACCAGTATTATCTCTGCCCAACAACTAGGGGCAGTTCCCCATTTACTTCACCTTCTCGTAAGGCATGCATCCATAGCTTGAGCATCACAAAGTCGACCATCCACTTGGAAGGCAATCGGACCCCTTGGACAAGCTTCCTGAGCTATTCTCAGCCAGACGCAACCACCCCCGACTCCCCAAACCCCACATACAGAGAGAGGATGTTGTGCCAGGAACTAATGTATTGCTTTAAAGAACAAGCGTGCATTTATAGTTTTGAATGCTCTTTAGTGAATAGATGCATTTCATATGCTTGGTAAATTGTAAGATCACGTGAAACCATAAATCAAGCGGATTATGAACTCATCAAACATTGGAACTGTAAAATCAAGCCGcacataaaatggaaaaaaaatatctgaagtTGATGCCTGTTGCAATTCCCTCAGTCAAAATGGTGATTTGTCCAAATATTTGCCAGTAGTATCTCTCACCTTTGCGGAATACAAACTCTGCAACATACGGGCAAGACATAGCCTCATGATTTAAAcccaagaaggaaaaaaggcaaaaaaaaaaacggaacaaaaggaaaaaaccatgaGAGGCCTTCCGCACTCAAATCCTAAGAACTGTACACCCAACTATAGTGCCGTGACACCGTGTCATTGGAGACACTTGCCGCCACGTTGGCCTTTCACTCCTCACGTCAAGGACATCAACATCAGAGAGTAGCTTGATTGGAAGGTTCCATTGCCCTGGTCCATCCACGCCCCCAATTACATACAAGTCATTACCTAGTCCAATTACTGCAAACCCAATTCTGCTCTGGAAATCTGTTGCTGGTGCGACCACCCTCGACCTCTGCTGTTTTACCTGTTGTTTGATCATGCCATGGCTGAACACATACAGCTCCCCACCAACCATTGCCATTGGGCCCTGCAGCCATCCATAGTCCTCCACCGCCCAATAATTCTCAGAGTAGTCAAATACCTGCACTGTTGACAAACCTTTATGCAACACATGAAACTTTTCTGATATCACCACCCCAGTGCAGGCTGAGTTATGGGTGTTTTGAAGATCCGCTATTGGCTCCCATAAATCCTTCTCAGGATCATATCTCTCTGCTCTAGGGATGGATTTTCTGCAATCAGTGAATCCACCAGCAACAATGatctgcccattcaacacacagCATGCAAACATGGCTCGGGCAACCAACATTCGTGTGCGTGATGTCCATCGCTGAAGAATCGGGTCATAGGACCAAACCTCATTTGTGGGGAAAATCCCATCATGATCCCCAGTCAGTGGATCCACAGCATCGCTGTTGCCACCAAGCACAAACAGCTTTCCACCAACAGAAACAGCACCAAAGTTTGAAAGGTGCTTAATTTTTGATGGCAAAGGTggaagtgtcatccaaacatcctGGCGGGGGTCATATAATTGCCACAAGTTCTCTGGTTCAAAGGCACTAACGCACAAGAACTCCTCAGCAGCCCCAACCTCAAGCCTAACCTTGAACAACTCGGGACTCTGGATGGCAGTCTTCCATGAACGGCAGACAAGTTGCAGTTGGGGATAGAGGTAGAAGGGGACACGTGCAAGGCAGTGAAGAGCAACAGCGTCAGGGAGACCCTCAATCAGACCAGACATCATGGTAGTTTTACCTACAAACATACTTAAAATCAGAAACAAAAATGATGAGTGAATCCAGTAACATGCAGACACCAGAGAGGACAAAATGATACCGTTTCAGACTCTTAGGCCTAGGCCCTGCTCAGAGAAACTCCATGTGCTATGTGCTCCAGAAAGAAATGTGACGTTATCCAAATGGACGGCATATCATGGGCTATCCCATTGAAAAACTCAGCTATTACGATAATAAGAAGGATAGGGTTCAGCAAAAGAAATgttgtgcatgtgtatgtgctAACATGCGCATGTGCACACACATCAGAAGCATACAACCATGGCATGCATAGATCCAGAAAACCACATGGACAAGTTTATGATAGCAGTAAAAAATAGTTCAAGCTTCCAAAGAGATCATAGCATctccaatttgaaaaaaaaaaaaaaaactacattgCCATATGTTACTGCAAATGCACTTCTAGAAAGCTAGTCTAAaagaactttctttttttgtaagtTATATGTTTCTGCATTGCAGACTTTTCGTTCTAAAACCTTCACTTGAGCAACAATTTCAGCTCTGGAGCACCCCATGTCAGAAAAAGGAAGTTGAACTTCCTAACattatcaaaaaatgaaaaaaaatcctaagTTTGAGGGGAAAAAAACACTTCTCAACCGAGTTTGAAACAACCTACTATCAGTGGGAGGGACTTctctaaaatcatcaaaaagCTAAAACGAAGGATGCTggcttaatttttttcaaatgcatcGGTTCAAGTCAGCCGGTCAAGCATTCATGTTACACAGTTTTCAATAGGACAATACCACTGAACTCTTTGAGAAAGTCCCCTGCTTAAggggaggagggggagggggaagaggggagagagagagggagacccACCAGGCCAGCTGGAAAAGGAGAAACCTATAAAGCACAGGGATCCTGCAAGTTAACAAGAGGGTTGACGTATTACAAGGACACAACCGTTATTCAGTTCTACTTAGTACTATTCTGATCtgaatgttttgtttgattgcaTGAACATAGACATAGATGGTGCATCAGTTCCATCACTGAACATTTTAGCAAAAGCAACCAGAAAAAGTTCTCTGGCAGGGCCAACCCTTCTACATGAAGTAGAAAGCATCATAACACCAGTAGCTAATCCCTTCACACAGATCCTtaaaagcaatgttgtaaaaagtgtatcgtaagccgtatcgttctggctttaagatacgccgtatcgttctggctttaagatatgccgtatcgtaaccgtatcgtaaatttttttaataaatcagaaaaataggaaaaaaaattcgaaaaattcataaaaaatcagtaaaaaaacaagaataatatgttcttcataaaaaacatgttttacggaatgatagacttattattgctataaagttacggttcatcattcgtaaacatcaaaattcataacaatatcaatctagaaagcacaacaagtcaacaattacataacgtatatcataatttcataaccatagattcataaatCTAAGGTattaaggtccataagtctatgagataccacatcaaaaaacaagttttagttGTTATGCATTACATcccaagatgataatgaaattgtgaaaatgttcgatgtcaatacatataaaatgaaagcactcttgactctcattcataatcttcatcatattcattctcatcctcatgtccatcttcttcttcatcttcatcttcacgattttaaaaaacccctttcctcccgatgggaatcagccacccacgcataaatccatggtttaatcaaTGATTTCATGGCGAAAATCGATGATTTTCCTCCAAGGCAGCGCAATCtctaggttagaaatgaagaaagggtaggtttttatgaagaaaacttgaaaaagggGGGTTCGGGCCccctttttttgaaatcagcccgtatcatGCGATACGGGGGCATGTATCGTACAATAAAAgtacgatacacccctatttacgaatacggggggtgtatcgtatcgtatttccTAAACGATACAATACTTATCGTACGATACAGCCCCGTACGTACAACAATCAATTACTAACAATAATGTGAGGTAAAGAGAACAATCAATGTTACAAACTACAGAAGGAGGGAAGCCATAATAGGTAGGGTTTTAGGACACCGGTATGCATGTCTAGAAACTCATCTAGTTGACAAGACAAGAATGACGAAGATGACAGCTGAAAGAGATGCacttgttcattttctttctctaatcCCAATCACACTCCACAAAATTTCATCCGCCCAGAACTCCAGATATGTTGGATGCAGGAGGAGAACAATTTTTTGAATGCCCTTCGCATTGATGAACGGATAAGCATGGAACATGATGTCTTCAAGCAATGCTGAATTAGCTGGGCATGTGCCCAAGCCAGATGCCCCCAAGTGGCAGTGTCAACTCTTACGGACTTTTCTAACACTTCCTGATACTGTTCACAGATGCAACCATTCATATCATACAAAGTAACACAGCTCAAGTTCATGGCCATGAACCTGACGGTGAGTTTCCTTTGCAAGACAAGGTCATGTAAAGACGataaaacacaaatattttcAACTCTAGAACCAGAACTATTACAAAACTCATCATCTAAAGGTGATACAGCTTCAGTTtcatttcctcttctttctgctttttcctcctttcattttgctttcttttattgTGTGCATGCACTCAGTCGATGGAGGAATTATACCTCTAGAATACTTTTGTCTTCAAACGCCTCCAAAATTGTTCTAGTTACTGGCCATAAAACCACTAATTTCACGTTCTTGAAAAATCTACCAAAAATGCATAACTTTGATAATGAGAACAACAATCATAAATCTAAAACCACAGTCCAActgtgaaaaggaaaaggaagaaaaaggtatGTCATTCTTCTGATTTCTGTGATCCAGCCCATTTCAAAATCGATCATGATACAACTTGCCACTAATTAGTGTCAAACACAGCTAGTGTAGGCAATTTATAATTTAACAGGTTTAATGCAGAAATACTAGAGAAATCACATAGATATTCTCATCATTCATAAACCTAAACTCATGGCGACAAAAGCTCAATAGCAGTATCTGATTTTCAAACAAAGACCTAATCGGAAACAAAAAAGGAGGAACCTAAATGTAGAAAGGGACGTTAAACATGTAACATGTCACTAGTAGCACTGTGTTTCACACAGATACCTCTTGCAAAGAGACATACACAAAACTCACGTGATCAATGCAGAAGGGAGGAAGAACTTATGTAAGCCACTCTGGGATAACATCATCATCGCCCAAAACAATAACACCAGGCTACTAGATTATAATCAGAACTGTTATTTGGCAGACTATTTTCCATGCCCATGACTGAGAACTACAGATCCATAGGACACTTCAACCATGTATCTCCATGGAACCTTTCAAAAGGTACAAAACCAACTCAAGCAATTCTACACATGGTCTGAAATCATTCAAATGTTTTACAGCAGAAAACTGAGACCATCATGAAGCTGAAATACCGCACGCAAAAAAGCACCGTTATACGACATAACTTTGGAATTGCAAATATCGTATAACGCCTAAATTAGATGTTCAATAGCGAATATCAGAAAACCAATTTCGGCAACATCGCATACCGCAATACTGCTCCCGCAAATCCAAAAAAACGAACAAACACCGCAGAAACCTCAAAATACCATGAGTACCAAAATCCTTATGAATAACAAACTTTTGAGATACCAAGTTTTGCTAGGGCCTAATGAAAGGACGAAAACAAACTGGAGCAATTCTCTCGAGCACGAGATCAATCATTGATCCACGATCTTTAGCCAAACATCAAAAACCATATAAACGCCGAACAGGTCCAAGTACACAAAGCCTCAGAATGACACAATTCGGCATACCAAGCTTCATTAGAGGCTGATATCAgttcaaataagaaaaatgcaTGAAACCTACTTGTGAAAACCACGACCAAGTCAGCAAAAAGAAACCTCAAAGCCATTAAAGAATCATAAATGACAGGATTCTGGCACCATGTTTCACTTTAACCTCATATCAAAGTTCAGAACAGCAGAGACCAAAAAGCGACTGGATCAATTCCTCAAAATCAAGGGGTCGCGCTCAAACCATCATAAGCCCAGAATCCCCAAGAAACATTACAAAGAACACCAAATTTGAGGCACAGAGTCAACTTCTAATCAACCAAGAAATGTGAAAGGGGGCATGAGAAGAAAAGGCACATCAAACAGAAAATTTTCAGGTACTCAGACCGC
This window of the Nymphaea colorata isolate Beijing-Zhang1983 chromosome 2, ASM883128v2, whole genome shotgun sequence genome carries:
- the LOC116247375 gene encoding protein ANTAGONIST OF LIKE HETEROCHROMATIN PROTEIN 1 gives rise to the protein MPPIKKTKFKKKKQKHKKPQKPSKCGGTGVTAEVKASESDWWEAFSAKMSSSGPRISDEEEKFKHFFRVSKKTFEYICSLVREDLISRPPSGLINIEGRLLSVEKQVAIALRRLASGESQVSVGDAFGVGQSTVSQVTWRFIESMEGRAKHHLQWPDAETIERIKAGFEAAFGMPNCCGAIDATHIIMTLPAVETSEEWCDHERNYSMFLQVVVDNKMRFLDIVTGWPGSMATSQLLKFSGFYKLCQSGERLNGSTKLLPNGAQIREYIVGSAAYPLLPWLITPYERESLSTAMVNFNSKHKPAMLLAQGGLAQLKCGWRILHKAMWRPDKHKLPSIILVCCLLHNIIMDTGDTLQPDIAVSDHHDPGYKQQYCQEVDTLGQSMRNDLSRYL
- the LOC116247376 gene encoding F-box/kelch-repeat protein SKIP30 isoform X2, producing the protein MMSGLIEGLPDAVALHCLARVPFYLYPQLQLVCRSWKTAIQSPELFKVRLEVGAAEEFLCVSAFEPENLWQLYDPRQDVWMTLPPLPSKIKHLSNFGAVSVGGKLFVLGGNSDAVDPLTGDHDGIFPTNEVWSYDPILQRWTSRTRMLVARAMFACCVLNGQIIVAGGFTDCRKSIPRAERYDPEKDLWEPIADLQNTHNSACTGVVISEKFHVLHKGLSTVQVFDYSENYWAVEDYGWLQGPMAMVGGELYVFSHGMIKQQVKQQRSRVVAPATDFQSRIGFAVIGLGNDLYVIGGVDGPGQWNLPIKLLSDVDVLDVRSERPTWRQVSPMTRCHGTIVGCTVLRI
- the LOC116247376 gene encoding F-box/kelch-repeat protein SKIP30 isoform X1 — protein: MFVILVSSFCMFVGKTTMMSGLIEGLPDAVALHCLARVPFYLYPQLQLVCRSWKTAIQSPELFKVRLEVGAAEEFLCVSAFEPENLWQLYDPRQDVWMTLPPLPSKIKHLSNFGAVSVGGKLFVLGGNSDAVDPLTGDHDGIFPTNEVWSYDPILQRWTSRTRMLVARAMFACCVLNGQIIVAGGFTDCRKSIPRAERYDPEKDLWEPIADLQNTHNSACTGVVISEKFHVLHKGLSTVQVFDYSENYWAVEDYGWLQGPMAMVGGELYVFSHGMIKQQVKQQRSRVVAPATDFQSRIGFAVIGLGNDLYVIGGVDGPGQWNLPIKLLSDVDVLDVRSERPTWRQVSPMTRCHGTIVGCTVLRI